A window from Moritella yayanosii encodes these proteins:
- the cysC gene encoding adenylyl-sulfate kinase, producing the protein MTTITNENDADTTATENIVWHQHTVNKAARAANKQQQPCVLWFTGLSGSGKSTVAGALENELHQAGYHTYLLDGDNVRFGLCGDLGFSDDDRKENIRRVGEVAKLMVDAGVIVLTAFISPHRQERELVRALLGDSEFIEIHVDADLAICEQRDPKGLYKKARAGEIKNFTGIDAVYEAPTKPELYLDNGNNPVSTSVQLIMTYLSQQGHIK; encoded by the coding sequence ATGACAACAATTACCAATGAAAATGATGCTGATACAACAGCAACTGAAAATATCGTGTGGCATCAACATACTGTAAATAAAGCCGCAAGAGCAGCGAACAAACAACAGCAACCTTGCGTATTATGGTTTACGGGGTTAAGTGGCTCTGGTAAGTCGACAGTGGCGGGTGCATTAGAAAATGAATTACACCAAGCGGGTTATCATACCTATTTGTTAGACGGCGATAATGTCCGTTTTGGCTTATGTGGTGATCTGGGTTTCAGCGATGATGATCGTAAAGAAAATATTCGCAGAGTGGGAGAAGTAGCAAAGTTAATGGTTGATGCCGGTGTTATTGTATTAACTGCCTTTATTTCTCCACACCGTCAAGAGCGTGAACTCGTTCGTGCATTATTGGGTGACAGTGAGTTTATCGAAATACATGTTGATGCGGATCTGGCGATTTGTGAACAGCGTGATCCTAAAGGGCTTTATAAGAAAGCACGAGCAGGTGAAATCAAGAACTTTACCGGTATTGATGCTGTTTATGAAGCGCCAACTAAACCTGAATTGTATCTAGATAATGGCAATAACCCAGTTTCAACCTCAGTTCAACTGATCATGACTTATCTTTCACAGCAAGGTCATATTAAGTAA